The following are encoded in a window of Paenibacillus polymyxa genomic DNA:
- a CDS encoding SDR family oxidoreductase: MILDELRLSWKAKESLAGKVALVTGASSGIGASIAKKLAKRGAYVAVLARRQERLDELVRDLHQEELYEVMAIPADIQKAEDVQQAVHAILERWGRLDIIVANAGFGYRSPLAEVELERWEELYKTNVHGLVLTLKYGLQPMREQAKGDVVIVSSIAAKEVVAGGGLYSATKYGVSAIASALRLETSTQGIRVTAIHPGAVATEFSQVAGYPEQEIRAFASSVLPLHPDDVAEAALFALEQPEHVNIPELTIMPSRQVQRFK; the protein is encoded by the coding sequence ATGATATTGGATGAGTTGAGATTATCCTGGAAAGCGAAGGAAAGCCTGGCCGGGAAAGTAGCTTTGGTAACAGGCGCAAGCAGCGGCATTGGGGCATCGATTGCAAAAAAACTGGCAAAGCGAGGCGCGTATGTAGCTGTATTGGCACGCCGTCAGGAACGATTGGATGAATTGGTTCGCGACTTGCACCAAGAGGAATTGTACGAGGTCATGGCAATACCTGCCGATATCCAAAAAGCTGAAGACGTACAGCAGGCGGTCCACGCCATTCTTGAACGCTGGGGACGGCTTGACATTATCGTTGCCAATGCTGGCTTCGGGTATCGAAGCCCACTGGCAGAAGTGGAACTGGAAAGGTGGGAGGAGCTTTACAAGACGAATGTGCACGGTCTTGTCCTGACACTGAAGTACGGACTTCAGCCAATGAGGGAACAGGCCAAGGGGGATGTTGTCATTGTCTCCTCTATTGCAGCGAAGGAAGTGGTTGCCGGAGGAGGACTATACAGCGCTACCAAGTACGGCGTTAGCGCTATAGCCTCTGCATTGCGTTTGGAGACCAGTACGCAAGGAATTCGTGTAACTGCGATTCACCCCGGGGCGGTGGCGACGGAATTTTCGCAGGTGGCCGGATATCCCGAGCAGGAAATTCGGGCGTTTGCTTCGAGCGTTTTGCCGCTGCATCCCGATGATGTCGCAGAAGCTGCCCTTTTTGCACTAGAGCAGCCGGAGCATGTCAATATTCCAGAGTTGACCATTATGCCTTCGAGGCAGGTCCAGCGGTTCAAATAG